Proteins co-encoded in one Malus domestica chromosome 09, GDT2T_hap1 genomic window:
- the LOC103444259 gene encoding uncharacterized protein — protein MPSSRTPLLPTTKVNEGTRYRATTAAMAKRVSSRNSNEAALTGGVKSVFRFFRFAEFEILFVLFFVIAFIIFKDLTSRPEYSQILVKKPGGGSIWPY, from the exons ATGCCATCCTCGCGAACCCCATTACTACCAACTACCAAGGTAAACGAAGGCACACGATACagagccaccaccgcagcgatgGCGAAACGAGTCAGCAGCCGGAATTCGAACGAGGCCGCATTGACTGGGGGCGTCAAGTCGGTTTTTCGGTTCTTTCGATTCGCCGAGTTCGAAATCCTCTTTGTTCTTTTCTTCGTAATCGCTTTCATCATTTTCAAAGATCTC ACATCAAGGCCGGAATACAGTCAGATTCTCGTAAAAAAGCCAGGCGGCGGTAGTATTTGGCCTTACTAG
- the LOC103444389 gene encoding uncharacterized protein: MASTSQRPLLLIALLTLSLFAISATASRPCKTLFVSSYSFSLRRLPSSSSSSGFVTVVTEIGQLRPVHIHPARSEDVFVPHHHHHHHDSEKRTQTAPLFPFIGTASSSSSYDLSSLRDRTKDIMSVVVSLLFGVGCGALTAATMYLAWSVFISRHDDSGSSSFDDDFKDLSPKKVGYVKIPEVTADSVSPPPSTV, encoded by the coding sequence ATGGCGTCAACAAGTCAACGACCCCTCCTCCTCATCGCCCTCctcaccctctccctcttcGCCATCTCCGCCACCGCATCAAGGCCCTGCAAAACCCTCTTCGTTTCCTCCTACTCCTTCTCCCTCCGCCGTctcccctcctcctcttcctcctccggcTTCGTCACCGTCGTCACCGAAATCGGCCAGCTCCGCCCCGTCCACATCCACCCTGCCCGCTCAGAAGACGTCTTCGTtccacaccaccaccaccaccaccacgacaGCGAGAAGCGGACTCAGACGGCACCGCTCTTTCCCTTCATCGGAACGGCTTCTTCGTCGTCGTCCTACGACCTCAGCTCCCTGCGCGATCGCACCAAGGACATCATGAGCGTCGTCGTTTCGCTGCTTTTCGGCGTTGGCTGCGGCGCGCTCACCGCCGCCACTATGTACCTGGCTTGGTCCGTCTTCATCAGTCGCCACGACGACAGCGGCTCCAGCTCTTTCGATGACGATTTCAAAGACTTGAGCCCGAAGAAGGTGGGTTATGTCAAGATTCCAGAGGTGACCGCTGACTCCGTTTCCCCACCACCGTCTACAGTGTGA